The proteins below are encoded in one region of Delphinus delphis chromosome 4, mDelDel1.2, whole genome shotgun sequence:
- the MAGEF1 gene encoding LOW QUALITY PROTEIN: melanoma-associated antigen F1 (The sequence of the model RefSeq protein was modified relative to this genomic sequence to represent the inferred CDS: inserted 1 base in 1 codon; deleted 1 base in 1 codon; substituted 1 base at 1 genomic stop codon), producing the protein MLXKPESGVCLPIPRAEGEMDGGHDSETQALTASQEVAPSPLLQESLEEDLGAVREEEAAEPSITLKGARALAAKTLARRGARLRLDRTVAELVQFLLVKDRKKSPITLSEMVKYIIRDLKDLFPEIIARAAEHLPYVFGFKLKQLDRKHHTYILTNKLKPLEEEEXGDGPRLGLLMMMLGFIYMKGNSAREAQVWEMLCRLEVRPSKYHPLFGCPRRLIMEDFVQLRYLNYRLVSHTNPPACEFSWDPRSDLETSKMKVLGFVAKLHKKEPQHWPVQYREALADEADRGSVRARARANANAGAGIHPW; encoded by the exons ATGTTGTAGAAACCAGAGAGCGGG GTCTGTCTCCCTATCCCTCGGGCGGAGGGGGAGATGGATGGTGGCCACGACAGTGAGACCCAGGCCCTGACCGCCTCGCAGGAGGTGGCCCCGAGCCCCCTCCTGCAAGAGAGCCTCGAGGAGGACCTTGGTGCTGTAAGGGAGGAGGAGGCTGCGGAGCCCTCCATCACCCTGAAAGGTGCGAGGGCTTTGGCAGCCAAAACCTTGGCCCGGCGCGGGGCCCGTCTCCGTCTGGATCGGACGGTGGCCGAGTTGGTGCAGTTTCTGCTGGTAAAGGACAGGAAGAAGAGTCCTATCACCCTCTCCGAGATGGTGAAATACATTATCAGAGACTTAAAGGATCTGTTCCCTGAGATCATCGCAAGGGCCGCAGAGCATCTGCCGTATGTCTTTGGTTTCAAGCTGAAACAGCTTGACCGCAAGCACCACACTTATATCCTGACCAACAAACTAAAACCtcttgaggaggagg gaggagatggccCCAGACTGGGTCTTTTAATGATGATGTTGGGCTTTATCTACATGAAAGGTAATAGCGCCAGGGAGGCACAGGTCTGGGAGATGCTGTGTCGGTTGGAGGTGCGTCCCTCAAAGTATCACCCCCTCTTTGGGTGCCCGAGGAGGCTTATTATGGAAGATTTCGTGCAGCTGAGATACCTCAATTACCGGCTTGTTTCTCACACCAATCCACCGGCATGTGAATTCTCTTGGGATCCCCGAAGCGACCTGGAAACCAGCAAGATGAAAGTCCTGGGGTTCGTGGCCAAGCTCCATAAGAAAGAACCCCAACACTGGCCAGTGCAGTACCGTGAGGCCCTGGCAGACGAGGCTGACAGGGGCAGTGTGAGGGCTAGGGCCAGGGCTAATGCTAATGCTGGGGCCGGCATCCACCCCTGGTGA